In Alteromonas naphthalenivorans, one DNA window encodes the following:
- a CDS encoding DUF4235 domain-containing protein — protein sequence MSNKQRITNVGIGLAAASAGILARKTLQKSWEKVTNDPAPKDKESENTDLKEAVTWAVVSGIGAGVARMAVQYVLDKRQSK from the coding sequence ATGAGCAACAAACAACGCATTACGAACGTAGGTATCGGGCTTGCCGCTGCATCTGCAGGAATTCTAGCGAGAAAAACGCTTCAAAAGTCGTGGGAAAAAGTGACTAACGACCCCGCACCGAAAGACAAAGAAAGTGAAAATACAGACCTTAAAGAGGCCGTAACCTGGGCTGTAGTGTCAGGCATTGGAGCAGGCGTTGCCAGAATGGCCGTTCAATATGTACTGGACAAACGCCAGTCGAAATAA
- a CDS encoding DUF1328 domain-containing protein has translation MLRWALIFLVVALIAAVLGFGGIAGSAAGIAKIIFGIFVILLIISIVMNMVRGKR, from the coding sequence ATGTTACGTTGGGCTTTAATATTTCTAGTAGTCGCATTAATTGCAGCAGTTTTAGGATTTGGCGGAATTGCTGGTTCAGCGGCTGGTATTGCCAAAATTATATTTGGTATTTTTGTCATCCTACTGATCATTTCAATTGTTATGAATATGGTCAGAGGCAAAAGATAA
- a CDS encoding MATE family efflux transporter produces the protein MQEATKSEPSLTEGAIVGHMVRLAIPASTGMIFNTLYNLTDIWFAGYLSDNALAGLSIASSVFFLLLSIGIGIGIQTGASAMIAPGAGRGETHEVKGWLDNVSGLAIAFSAVSCVIGFFAARPLVVLLGAEPHIEPLAMEYLWVTLAGSVGFTLSFGAAGALMALGDTKSNRNALMIGFFANFGLNPFFTFVLDLGVSGIALATVVIKFATAFYLFRVLMKRLNISVMPTFDKERWQKLLKQIVPASFNMLTIILGGFITVALIGQFGSEHVAGYTVGLRLEQVLLLPALGLNSAVMAIAGQNMGVKKYDRVAETYRKGLLIGFFMAVVSIPVMYFLSPLAMSLFTNDSAIKNTGITYLRIDTLAFYAYVVLFQSVAILQAMQKPMFPMYLGIARQLVVPASINYVLIVVWGYPMVSMFYTIVTVVILSAIIAFFYTRREINRLKS, from the coding sequence ATGCAAGAAGCCACCAAATCTGAACCATCGTTGACAGAAGGCGCGATTGTCGGCCATATGGTGCGGCTTGCTATTCCAGCATCAACAGGCATGATCTTCAATACACTGTATAACCTGACCGACATTTGGTTTGCGGGCTATTTGTCAGATAATGCACTTGCCGGTTTATCTATCGCGTCTAGCGTTTTCTTTCTACTGCTGTCTATTGGTATTGGCATTGGCATTCAAACTGGGGCTTCTGCAATGATTGCGCCGGGGGCGGGTAGGGGAGAAACCCACGAAGTGAAAGGTTGGCTAGATAACGTAAGCGGCCTTGCCATTGCCTTTAGTGCGGTGTCGTGTGTAATAGGATTTTTTGCGGCGCGTCCGTTGGTGGTTTTACTTGGCGCTGAACCTCATATCGAGCCGCTTGCCATGGAATATTTATGGGTAACATTGGCAGGTTCGGTAGGCTTCACCTTATCTTTCGGGGCGGCGGGCGCGTTAATGGCACTAGGCGATACCAAATCTAACCGAAATGCGCTCATGATTGGCTTTTTTGCTAATTTTGGGCTGAACCCTTTCTTTACTTTCGTACTCGATTTAGGGGTAAGTGGTATAGCGCTAGCTACCGTGGTGATTAAGTTTGCCACCGCGTTTTACCTGTTCCGCGTACTGATGAAGCGTTTAAACATATCGGTAATGCCCACTTTTGATAAAGAGCGTTGGCAAAAGCTACTTAAACAAATTGTGCCCGCTAGCTTCAATATGCTCACCATTATTTTAGGTGGTTTTATTACTGTGGCACTTATCGGTCAATTTGGTAGTGAGCATGTGGCAGGGTATACCGTTGGGCTGCGTCTAGAGCAGGTGTTGTTGCTTCCAGCGTTAGGATTAAATAGCGCGGTAATGGCCATAGCGGGTCAGAATATGGGCGTAAAAAAATACGACCGGGTAGCTGAAACGTACCGCAAAGGGTTACTAATTGGTTTCTTTATGGCGGTAGTGTCTATTCCCGTTATGTATTTTTTATCGCCGCTGGCAATGAGCCTTTTTACTAACGACAGTGCTATTAAAAATACGGGAATAACGTACCTTAGAATTGATACATTAGCTTTTTATGCGTACGTGGTTTTGTTTCAAAGTGTGGCTATATTGCAGGCAATGCAAAAGCCTATGTTTCCCATGTATTTAGGTATTGCCCGTCAACTTGTTGTGCCCGCCTCAATAAACTATGTACTGATTGTGGTGTGGGGCTACCCTATGGTGTCTATGTTCTACACCATTGTTACTGTCGTTATTTTAAGTGCCATCATTGCTTTCTTTTATACCAGAAGAGAGATAAACAGGCTTAAATCATGA
- the gcvP gene encoding aminomethyl-transferring glycine dehydrogenase: MSNTSPTLAQLEQKDAFIRRHVGPGEEEIQQMLSAIDATSLDDLIAQTVPAGIALPEPLKVGEGATEVDALAALKTVAGKNVVNRSFIGMGYYDTHVPNVILRNVLENPGWYTAYTPYQPEIAQGRLEAILNFQQLTIDLTGLELASASLLDEGTAAAEAMTLAKRVSKNKKASSYFIADDVHPQTHDVVATRAEMFGFGIITGPASEAADHDVFGALLQYPSTTGEVSDISDIIAAVQAKKGIVAVAADLMSLVLLKSPGELGADVALGSAQRFGVPMGYGGPHAAFFATRDSYKRSLPGRIIGVSKDTRGRPALRMALQTREQHIRREKANSNICTAQVLLANMASFYAVYHGPKGLKTIAQRIHRLTSILATGLTKKGAALKHSTYFDTLTVLVDNKDAVLNKGYEHGLNLRADLEGAVGVSIDETTTREDIATLFNVILGSDHGLSVEALDADVTTQPASAIPENLLRISDILTHEVFNQYHSETEMLRYIKSLESKDLALNHSMISLGSCTMKLNATAEMIPVTWAEFGQIHPFAPLNQAEGYQEMIAELAEWLINVTGYDNLSMQPNSGAQGEYAGLLAIQRYHESRGEGHRNVCLIPSSAHGTNPASAQMVSLNVVVVKCDNNGNVDLDDLRKKAEEVGDNLSCAMITYPSTHGVYEETIREMCEIVHQYGGQVYMDGANMNAQVGITSPGYIGSDVSHLNLHKTFCIPHGGGGPGMGPIGVKSHLAPFLPNHTVVNIETTGKDCGAVSAAPWGSASILPISYMYIKMMGSAGLRKATEVAILNANYVAKALEGHYNVLYKGQNGRVAHECIIDLRPLKEASGVTEVDIAKRLNDYGFHAPTMSFPVTGTLMIEPTESEAKYELDRFVNAMISIRQEVAKVESGEWDATDNPLHNAPHTLADICDSDWNRSYDRNLAAYPVPEVHRNKFWPSVNRIDDVFGDRNLICSCPSIESYIEG, from the coding sequence ATGTCGAATACTTCCCCTACATTAGCTCAACTAGAGCAAAAAGACGCATTCATTCGCCGCCACGTAGGCCCAGGCGAAGAAGAAATTCAACAAATGCTGTCGGCCATTGACGCAACATCGTTAGACGATTTAATTGCGCAAACCGTACCGGCTGGCATAGCGCTACCAGAGCCGCTAAAAGTAGGCGAAGGGGCAACCGAAGTAGATGCACTAGCCGCATTAAAAACAGTTGCTGGCAAAAACGTAGTGAACCGATCTTTCATTGGTATGGGCTATTACGACACCCACGTGCCTAACGTTATTTTGCGCAATGTATTGGAAAACCCAGGTTGGTACACCGCCTACACCCCGTATCAGCCAGAAATTGCCCAAGGCCGTTTAGAAGCTATTCTTAACTTCCAACAGTTAACCATTGATTTAACCGGTTTAGAGCTAGCGTCTGCTTCATTACTTGATGAAGGCACCGCCGCCGCTGAAGCCATGACATTGGCAAAGCGTGTATCAAAAAACAAAAAAGCCAGCAGTTACTTTATTGCTGACGACGTACACCCACAAACTCACGACGTAGTAGCCACACGCGCTGAAATGTTTGGTTTTGGTATTATTACCGGCCCGGCTAGCGAAGCTGCCGATCACGATGTATTTGGTGCGTTACTGCAATACCCAAGCACTACCGGTGAAGTTAGCGATATTTCAGACATTATTGCCGCGGTACAAGCCAAAAAAGGCATAGTGGCAGTAGCCGCCGACCTAATGAGCTTGGTGTTATTAAAATCGCCCGGTGAACTAGGCGCAGACGTTGCCTTAGGCAGCGCACAACGCTTCGGTGTACCAATGGGGTACGGCGGCCCACATGCTGCCTTCTTCGCAACACGCGACAGCTACAAGCGTTCATTGCCTGGCCGTATTATTGGCGTAAGTAAAGACACCCGCGGCCGCCCAGCACTGCGTATGGCATTGCAAACTCGCGAGCAACATATTCGCCGCGAAAAAGCTAACTCGAACATTTGTACCGCGCAAGTATTGCTAGCCAACATGGCCAGCTTTTACGCTGTATACCACGGCCCTAAAGGCTTAAAAACCATTGCTCAGCGCATACACCGCTTAACCAGTATTTTAGCGACAGGGCTAACGAAAAAAGGCGCAGCCCTTAAGCACAGCACCTACTTCGATACCCTAACAGTATTGGTAGATAACAAAGACGCCGTACTAAACAAAGGCTACGAGCACGGGCTAAACCTACGTGCCGACCTAGAAGGCGCAGTAGGGGTTTCAATTGATGAAACCACTACCCGTGAAGACATTGCTACCTTGTTTAACGTTATTCTAGGCAGCGACCACGGCTTAAGCGTAGAAGCATTAGATGCCGATGTAACCACGCAGCCTGCTAGCGCCATTCCAGAAAACCTACTACGCATCAGCGATATCCTTACTCACGAAGTGTTTAACCAGTACCATTCAGAAACTGAAATGCTGCGTTATATTAAAAGCTTAGAGAGTAAAGATTTAGCTTTGAACCACTCAATGATCTCATTGGGTTCATGCACCATGAAGCTAAACGCTACCGCGGAAATGATACCCGTAACGTGGGCAGAGTTTGGCCAAATTCACCCGTTTGCACCACTAAACCAAGCAGAAGGCTATCAAGAAATGATTGCCGAGCTAGCCGAGTGGTTAATTAACGTAACCGGGTACGACAACCTTTCTATGCAACCTAACTCAGGCGCACAGGGTGAATACGCAGGCTTGTTGGCCATTCAGCGTTACCATGAAAGCCGCGGTGAAGGGCACAGAAACGTATGCTTAATACCAAGTTCAGCACACGGTACTAACCCAGCTTCGGCACAAATGGTTAGCCTAAATGTAGTGGTAGTGAAGTGTGACAACAACGGTAACGTAGATTTAGACGACCTTCGCAAGAAAGCCGAAGAAGTGGGCGATAACTTATCGTGCGCTATGATCACTTACCCATCTACCCACGGCGTGTACGAAGAAACTATTCGTGAAATGTGTGAAATTGTGCACCAGTACGGCGGCCAAGTGTACATGGATGGCGCGAACATGAACGCGCAGGTGGGCATTACGTCACCTGGTTATATAGGCTCAGACGTATCGCACTTAAACCTACACAAAACCTTCTGTATTCCTCACGGTGGCGGCGGCCCAGGTATGGGGCCAATTGGTGTTAAGTCGCACCTTGCGCCTTTCTTACCAAACCACACGGTAGTGAATATTGAAACAACAGGTAAAGACTGTGGTGCGGTTTCAGCAGCCCCGTGGGGCAGTGCGTCTATTCTGCCAATAAGCTACATGTACATTAAAATGATGGGCTCGGCTGGCCTACGTAAAGCAACCGAAGTAGCCATACTTAACGCTAACTACGTAGCCAAGGCATTAGAAGGGCATTACAACGTATTGTACAAAGGCCAAAACGGCCGCGTAGCGCATGAATGTATTATTGACTTGCGCCCATTAAAAGAAGCCAGCGGTGTAACCGAAGTAGACATAGCAAAACGCTTAAACGACTACGGTTTCCACGCGCCAACCATGAGCTTCCCAGTAACGGGTACACTCATGATTGAGCCGACTGAGTCGGAAGCGAAATACGAGCTAGACCGCTTCGTGAACGCCATGATAAGCATTCGCCAAGAAGTGGCGAAAGTAGAAAGTGGCGAGTGGGATGCCACCGACAACCCGTTACACAATGCACCACATACGCTAGCCGATATTTGTGACAGCGACTGGAACCGCAGCTACGACCGCAACCTAGCGGCGTACCCAGTACCAGAAGTACACAGAAACAAATTCTGGCCGTCGGTAAACCGCATTGATGACGTATTTGGGGACCGTAATTTGATTTGTTCTTGCCCTAGTATTGAGAGTTATATTGAGGGGTAG
- a CDS encoding LysR substrate-binding domain-containing protein translates to MKQLSLDNLRTFVSVIELGGYAKAGEFVGRSQPAISLQIKKLESQLERKLFTKVGQRHLPSADGNWLYPKAKELLELNDNIFKSLIPAPLSGRLRLGIPNEFASTLLPGLIGEFSKRYPDVSLEVTSSLSRDLLHPSQRDHFDLILALVNPSEDTKGEVVLEDEVVWVGDATRPFVGDSIPLVLAPDGCMYRSRVIEELKQQTFAWKITYTNADLGGLVAAIQQGLGITALARSSLPPNLSPLNHPKLPKLGRVNICLFNQDTQHPVISKTLAEFITSRLRG, encoded by the coding sequence ATGAAGCAGCTATCGCTAGATAATTTGCGCACTTTTGTGAGTGTTATAGAGCTTGGCGGCTATGCCAAAGCGGGGGAATTTGTGGGCCGTTCTCAGCCTGCTATTAGTTTGCAAATAAAAAAACTAGAATCCCAGTTAGAGCGAAAGCTGTTTACTAAAGTAGGCCAACGGCACTTGCCTAGCGCCGATGGCAATTGGCTTTACCCTAAAGCCAAGGAATTACTAGAGCTTAACGACAACATATTTAAAAGCCTAATTCCTGCGCCGTTAAGTGGCCGGTTGCGTTTGGGTATTCCTAACGAATTTGCATCTACCTTACTGCCTGGGCTTATTGGTGAATTTTCGAAGCGCTACCCTGATGTGTCGCTAGAGGTAACATCGTCACTTAGCCGAGATTTACTGCACCCTAGCCAGCGCGATCATTTTGATTTAATTTTAGCGCTGGTAAACCCTAGTGAAGATACCAAAGGGGAAGTGGTACTTGAAGATGAAGTAGTATGGGTAGGTGATGCCACCCGCCCTTTTGTAGGCGACAGCATTCCGTTAGTACTTGCCCCCGATGGCTGCATGTACCGAAGCCGGGTGATAGAAGAACTAAAACAGCAAACCTTTGCGTGGAAAATTACCTATACCAACGCCGATTTAGGCGGTTTGGTGGCGGCTATTCAACAAGGCTTAGGCATTACCGCCCTTGCCCGCTCTAGTTTGCCGCCAAACTTATCGCCCCTTAACCACCCTAAACTCCCTAAACTAGGCAGAGTAAATATTTGCCTATTTAACCAAGACACCCAACACCCGGTTATTAGTAAAACGTTGGCGGAGTTTATAACCAGTAGATTACGTGGGTAG
- a CDS encoding S9 family peptidase codes for MKKIIFCAFILGVLFNLPGCVTQTKQTSQKASDLSNPQTLPSTLIPREVLFGNPSRYQGRVSPDGNSMSFRAPVDGVMNIWVGKIGDFDSATPVTQDSGRGIPLHFWSLDSRYVFFTQDKNGDENWHLYRIDLDSGDIKDLTPYAGVQASQMDQNAAFPGIVVVGMNDRDAKWHDVYKVDVATGQRSLIIQNDGFSYFVLDNKLNARVAVKTAEDGASHVFIKSFDEWNPWFEVSFADSSSFNILGFDQQNEGIYMIDTRERNTAALVYLPLGDTTPTSIASSDKVDVTNVLFHPRTHKPLAYALNYIRPVWHAIDDALIDPIKQLNSQLSGGSQVLAQTIDNSLWTVFTDQSNQSPIYKVFDTTTGELSNLFITQPEINDLSLSVMHGVVIPSRDNLDLVSYLSIPLEADPNQDGKAEHASPLVLLVHGGPWGRDEFGFNPLAQWLTNRGYSVLQVNFRASTGFGKAFVNAGDKEWAGAMHNDLIDAKEWAIEQGITSNDQVAIMGGSYGGYATLTGLTVTPEAFQCGVDIVGPSNLITLLDSIPPYWESFRQVFYHAIGDPNTEEGLALLKARSPITHVDQIEKPLLIGQGANDPRVKQAESDQIVEAMKKRNIPVTYVLYPDEGHGFSKPENNLSFFAVAEAFLGTCLGGRIEPIGDDFSGSSIKVVHGAEFIPGLAEHLGTK; via the coding sequence ATGAAAAAGATCATTTTTTGTGCGTTCATATTGGGCGTGCTTTTTAACTTACCCGGTTGCGTTACCCAAACAAAGCAAACATCCCAAAAAGCTTCCGATTTATCTAACCCACAAACATTGCCGTCAACGCTTATCCCCAGAGAAGTTTTATTCGGCAATCCAAGCCGCTATCAAGGGCGTGTCAGCCCAGATGGCAACAGCATGAGTTTTAGAGCGCCAGTAGATGGTGTCATGAATATTTGGGTTGGCAAAATTGGTGATTTCGACAGTGCGACCCCCGTTACGCAAGATTCAGGACGCGGTATTCCTCTTCACTTTTGGTCATTAGACAGTCGATATGTATTTTTCACCCAAGATAAAAATGGGGATGAAAATTGGCATTTGTATCGAATAGATTTAGACAGCGGTGACATAAAGGACTTAACTCCTTATGCAGGTGTGCAAGCTAGCCAGATGGATCAGAACGCGGCATTTCCAGGCATAGTTGTTGTTGGTATGAATGACCGCGATGCAAAATGGCACGACGTATATAAGGTAGACGTCGCCACTGGGCAGCGCAGCTTAATTATTCAAAACGACGGTTTTTCTTATTTCGTGCTTGATAATAAGTTAAACGCGCGTGTCGCGGTAAAGACCGCAGAAGATGGGGCAAGCCATGTTTTTATTAAATCCTTTGATGAATGGAATCCTTGGTTTGAAGTTTCCTTCGCAGATTCATCATCTTTCAATATTCTCGGTTTCGATCAACAGAATGAAGGAATATACATGATAGATACGCGGGAGCGAAATACTGCGGCTCTCGTATATCTACCATTAGGAGACACAACGCCTACTTCCATTGCTAGTAGTGATAAAGTAGATGTAACAAATGTACTGTTTCATCCCCGCACCCATAAGCCACTAGCTTACGCACTAAACTATATTAGGCCTGTATGGCACGCCATAGATGATGCTCTCATTGACCCCATTAAACAGCTGAACAGCCAATTAAGTGGCGGCTCACAAGTTTTAGCGCAAACAATTGATAATTCTCTTTGGACTGTATTTACTGACCAAAGTAATCAATCACCTATTTATAAAGTATTTGATACTACAACCGGTGAACTATCGAACTTATTTATTACTCAGCCAGAAATTAATGACCTATCTCTTTCTGTTATGCATGGTGTGGTTATTCCATCACGAGATAATCTAGATTTAGTGAGTTATTTGTCTATACCCTTGGAGGCAGATCCTAACCAAGACGGCAAAGCAGAGCACGCTTCCCCATTGGTTTTATTGGTACATGGCGGCCCTTGGGGGAGGGACGAATTTGGCTTTAACCCTTTAGCGCAATGGCTAACAAATCGAGGGTACAGCGTGTTACAAGTTAACTTTCGCGCTTCAACAGGTTTTGGTAAAGCGTTTGTAAACGCAGGAGATAAAGAGTGGGCGGGTGCCATGCACAACGACCTAATTGATGCGAAAGAATGGGCGATAGAGCAAGGTATTACATCGAATGACCAAGTCGCCATTATGGGAGGAAGTTACGGCGGCTATGCTACGCTAACCGGGCTCACTGTTACCCCAGAAGCATTCCAATGTGGCGTTGATATTGTTGGGCCATCAAACTTAATCACCTTGCTCGACTCTATTCCTCCTTACTGGGAAAGCTTTCGTCAGGTGTTTTATCATGCGATAGGCGACCCAAATACTGAAGAAGGGTTAGCTCTGCTTAAAGCGCGTTCGCCTATCACTCATGTGGACCAGATAGAAAAGCCTTTACTCATTGGACAAGGAGCGAATGATCCTAGAGTAAAACAAGCGGAGTCTGACCAAATCGTGGAAGCGATGAAAAAGCGCAATATTCCTGTAACGTATGTGCTTTACCCCGATGAAGGACATGGTTTTAGCAAGCCTGAAAATAACCTTTCATTTTTTGCCGTTGCTGAAGCTTTTCTAGGCACGTGTTTAGGGGGGCGAATAGAACCGATAGGTGATGATTTCAGTGGCTCTAGCATAAAGGTTGTTCATGGAGCTGAATTCATTCCTGGTTTGGCCGAGCATTTAGGCACTAAATAA
- the gcvT gene encoding glycine cleavage system aminomethyltransferase GcvT: MSNTTALHAKHLESGAKMVDFFGWDMPINYGSQIEEHHAVRQDAGMFDVSHMTIVDVKGTQAKAYLQHLLANDVAKLQIKGKALYSGMLNEEGGVVDDLIVYYFDETNYRLVVNSATREKDMNWLNSNAEGFDVSITERPEFAMIAVQGPNAKEKAATLFSAAQKEAVAGMKPFFGVQAEDLFIATTGYTGEAGYEIMVPTSEAAGFWQNLLDAGVKPCGLGARDTLRLEAGMNLYGQDMDETVSPLAANMGWTITWEPSDRNFVGRSALEAQREAGTDKLVGLVMTDKGVLRHGQKIRTESGEGIITSGTFSPTLGHSVALARVPSDVGETVEVEMRKKWVTVKVVKPSFVRNGKSVL; the protein is encoded by the coding sequence ATGTCTAACACCACCGCCCTACATGCAAAGCACCTAGAATCTGGTGCCAAAATGGTTGATTTCTTTGGCTGGGATATGCCAATTAACTATGGTTCGCAAATAGAAGAGCATCACGCTGTTCGCCAAGATGCAGGCATGTTTGACGTGTCGCACATGACCATTGTTGATGTAAAAGGCACACAAGCCAAAGCATACCTTCAACACCTTCTTGCCAACGACGTTGCTAAACTTCAAATAAAAGGCAAAGCGCTATACAGCGGCATGCTTAATGAAGAAGGCGGCGTGGTAGATGATTTAATTGTTTATTACTTCGATGAAACTAACTATCGCCTAGTAGTAAATTCAGCCACACGCGAAAAAGACATGAACTGGCTTAATAGCAACGCCGAAGGTTTCGACGTATCTATTACCGAACGCCCAGAATTCGCCATGATTGCCGTGCAAGGCCCTAACGCCAAAGAAAAAGCCGCAACGCTTTTCAGCGCCGCGCAAAAAGAAGCGGTTGCAGGCATGAAGCCATTTTTCGGTGTGCAAGCTGAAGATTTATTTATTGCTACTACGGGTTACACCGGTGAAGCAGGCTACGAAATTATGGTGCCTACTAGTGAAGCCGCTGGCTTCTGGCAAAACTTGCTAGACGCAGGCGTTAAGCCTTGCGGTTTAGGTGCACGTGACACCCTTCGTTTAGAAGCAGGCATGAACTTGTACGGCCAAGATATGGATGAAACCGTATCGCCACTAGCCGCTAACATGGGCTGGACTATTACGTGGGAACCAAGCGACCGTAACTTTGTTGGCCGCAGCGCACTAGAAGCACAGCGTGAAGCCGGTACCGACAAGTTAGTTGGCTTAGTGATGACAGATAAAGGCGTGTTGCGCCACGGTCAAAAAATTAGAACCGAAAGCGGCGAAGGCATTATTACCTCGGGCACATTTTCACCTACATTAGGCCACTCTGTTGCGTTAGCACGAGTACCTTCAGATGTTGGCGAAACTGTTGAGGTGGAAATGCGCAAAAAGTGGGTTACAGTAAAAGTGGTTAAGCCCTCCTTTGTTCGCAACGGAAAAAGTGTTTTATAA
- the gcvH gene encoding glycine cleavage system protein GcvH, translating into MSNIPTDLRYASTHEWVRPEGDGVFTVGISEHAQGLLGDMVFVELPDVGDTVSTGDDIAVAESVKAASDVYAPISGEVVGVNEDLEDSPELVNSDPYGDGWLFKIKADDAEEVEGLLDAEGYENSIDEE; encoded by the coding sequence ATGAGCAACATTCCAACAGATTTACGTTACGCATCTACCCACGAATGGGTTCGCCCAGAAGGTGACGGGGTATTCACAGTAGGTATTTCTGAGCACGCTCAAGGCTTGCTTGGCGATATGGTATTTGTAGAACTGCCAGACGTTGGCGACACCGTAAGTACTGGCGACGATATCGCTGTTGCTGAATCGGTAAAAGCGGCTTCAGACGTTTACGCGCCTATTAGCGGCGAAGTCGTTGGCGTTAATGAAGACCTAGAAGATTCACCAGAGCTTGTAAACTCAGACCCTTACGGCGATGGCTGGTTATTCAAAATTAAAGCAGATGATGCCGAAGAAGTTGAAGGCTTGTTAGACGCTGAAGGTTATGAAAACAGCATTGACGAAGAATAA
- a CDS encoding ISAs1 family transposase — protein MYIEAFTTHFGELSDTRQSAKVTYPLEDILFITLCGVVAGAEGWSDIRDYADGHIGWFQQHGYLRDGVPVDDTIARTISRIDPEQFRVCFINWMQAVHESTEGQLIAIDGKTLRSSYQRGDRQSTIHMVNAFACTNKVVLGQVKTSEKSNEITAIPELIQLLDVQDTLVSIDAMGCQTSIAEQIVEQGGDYLFTLKSNQGKLCKAVEDAFTETREAPLGGLTFEQKRGRIEARTYHVLSADDVSKAFPQWPELKTLGMSMSFRQQQGKAPELTYRYHISSAPLSEKQLAEAVRSHWAVENSLHWVLDVSMGEDDCQIHQNHGAENWSMLRHLALNMLRAESSKGSIPAKQKRAWMKASYLEAVLTAGFSGMIN, from the coding sequence ATGTATATCGAAGCCTTCACCACCCACTTTGGGGAATTATCTGACACGCGTCAATCAGCAAAAGTGACCTATCCACTTGAGGATATTTTGTTTATCACCTTGTGTGGTGTCGTCGCTGGAGCCGAAGGGTGGAGCGATATCCGGGACTATGCCGACGGTCATATTGGCTGGTTCCAACAACATGGTTACTTGCGCGATGGCGTCCCCGTTGATGACACTATTGCCCGTACCATTTCGCGTATCGACCCAGAGCAGTTTAGAGTTTGCTTTATCAACTGGATGCAGGCTGTACATGAAAGCACCGAAGGACAATTGATTGCGATTGACGGTAAAACGCTGCGAAGCTCCTACCAGCGCGGTGACCGCCAATCAACGATACACATGGTCAACGCGTTTGCCTGCACCAATAAAGTCGTTTTAGGTCAGGTTAAAACCTCAGAGAAGTCGAACGAAATTACAGCGATCCCTGAGCTTATTCAGTTACTTGATGTTCAGGACACCTTGGTATCAATTGATGCTATGGGCTGCCAGACCAGCATCGCAGAGCAAATAGTCGAGCAAGGTGGTGATTACCTGTTCACACTCAAAAGCAATCAGGGCAAGCTCTGTAAAGCAGTCGAGGATGCGTTTACTGAGACACGGGAAGCACCACTTGGTGGCTTAACCTTCGAGCAAAAGCGGGGTCGCATAGAAGCCCGGACATACCATGTGTTAAGTGCTGATGACGTGAGCAAAGCGTTCCCGCAATGGCCTGAGTTAAAGACGCTTGGCATGAGCATGAGCTTCCGCCAACAACAAGGCAAAGCACCTGAACTGACATATCGCTACCATATCAGCTCCGCACCATTAAGTGAGAAGCAACTAGCCGAAGCAGTACGTTCTCACTGGGCTGTAGAGAACAGCTTGCATTGGGTACTGGATGTCAGCATGGGTGAAGACGACTGCCAGATACACCAGAATCACGGTGCCGAAAACTGGTCGATGCTACGCCATTTAGCGCTAAACATGTTGCGGGCAGAGTCATCAAAAGGCAGCATACCCGCCAAGCAAAAACGGGCTTGGATGAAAGCCAGCTATCTGGAAGCTGTGCTAACTGCGGGTTTTAGTGGCATGATTAATTAG